A DNA window from Hordeum vulgare subsp. vulgare chromosome 1H, MorexV3_pseudomolecules_assembly, whole genome shotgun sequence contains the following coding sequences:
- the LOC123428101 gene encoding ferrochelatase-2, chloroplastic isoform X2 has protein sequence MLHVRLAPGPAPRNLSRRWDSSACLHSWCSVPCPSRLNLSRTYSIKSSSAGSATGLCLGQCCRIKPLSCKCKLGWSSQPPPDSRQHFSASSSASEAILTAQSDIQKLFVANEKIGVLLLNLGGPETLDDVQPFLFNLFADPDIIRLPRALRFLQKPLAQFISVARAPKSKEGYASIGGGSPLRQITDAQGEALMEALCGKDIPAKIKKDGITKLVVLPLYPQFSISTSGSSLRLLESIFREDEYLVNMQHTVIPSWYQREGYIKAMATLIEKELLKFPKPQKVMIFFSAHGVPLAYVEEAGDPYKAEMEECVDLIMEELEKRGMENPCTLAYQSRVGPVEWLKPYTDETIIALGQRGVKSLLAVPISFVSEHIETLEEIDVEYKELALQSGIKHWGRVPALGCEPTFISDLADAVIESLPYVGAMAVSNLEARQSLVPLGSVEELLAAYDSKRDMLPPPVIVWEWGWTKSAETWNGRAAMLAVLALLVLEVTTGQGLLHQWGILPPLP, from the exons ATGCTCCACGTTAGGCTCGCTCCTGGGCCTGCACCGCGTAATTTATCTAG GAGATGGGATTCCAGCGCATGCCTACATAGCTGGTGTTCCGTTCCTTGTCCAAGCAGGCTCAATCTCTCGAGGACATATTCAATTAAATCTTCCTCGGCTGGTAGCGCCACAGGACTTTGTCTTGGACAATGTTGCCGCATCAAGCCTTTGTCCTGCAAATGCAAGCTAGGTTGGTCTTCTCAGCCGCCACCCGACTCGAGGCAACATTTTAGTGCATCTTCATCCGCATCAGAGGCGATTCTCACTGCACAGTCCGATATCCAGAAACTTTTTGTCGCCAATGAGAAAATTGGCGTTCTGCTGCTAAATCTTGGAGGCCCAGAGACCCTTGATGATGTCCAGCCTTTCTTGTTTAATCTTTTTGCTGATCCC GATATCATCCGTCTTCCTAGGGCGCTCCGCTTTCTGCAGAAGCCGCTAGCACAATTCATTTCTGTTGCAAGAGCGCCAAAGAGCAAGGAGGGTTATGCATCCATAGGTGGTGGTTCACCTCTTCGACAAATTACTGATGCGCAG GGAGAAGCACTTATGGAGGCATTATGTGGAAAGGATATCCCTGCTAAG ATAAAAAAGGATGGAATCACAAAACTTGTTGTACTACCTCTTTACCCCCAGTTCTCCATATCGACCAGTGGTTCAAGTCTCCGTCTTCTGGAGAGCATATTCAG GGAGGATGAGTATCTGGTCAATATGCAACATACGGTTATTCCTTCTTGGTATCAGCGTGAAGGATATATTAAGGCCATGGCAACTTTGATCGAGAAGGAGTTGTTAAAATTTCCAAAACCGCAGAAG GTTATGATATTTTTCAGTGCTCATGGAGTTCCTCTGGCATACGTTGAAGAAGCTGGTGATCCGTATAAAGCAGAGATGGAAGAGTGCGTGGATCTTATCATGGAGGAGCTCGAAAAAAGAGGAATGGAAAATCCATGTACACTTGCTTATCAG AGCCGAGTGGGACCAGTGGAATGGCTGAAACCCTACACTGACGAGACAATTATTGCTCTTGGGCAGAGAGGGGTAAAGAGCCTTCTAGCAGTTCCCATAAG TTTTGTCAGCGAACACATTGAGACATTGGAAGAAATCGACGTGGAGTACAAGGAGCTGGCTTTACAATCTGGTATAAAGCACTGGGGACGAGTTCCTGCTTTAGGTTGTGAGCCCACATTCATTTCAGATCTTGCGGATGCTGTTATTGAAAGCCTGCCTTATGTTGGCGCAATGGCAGTTTCCAACCTTGAGGCTCGGCAG TCACTGGTGCCACTTGGAAGCGTGGAGGAGCTGCTAGCAGCGTACGACTCGAAGCGCGACATGCTGCCTCCTCCGGTGATTGTGTGGGAGTGGGGCTGGACGAAGAGTGCCGAGACATGGAATGGACGTGCTGCTATGCTGGCCGTGTTGGCTCTCCTGGTGCTGGAGGTAACAACCGGACAGGGGCTCTTGCACCAGTGGGGTATCTTGCCACCTCTCCCTTGA
- the LOC123428101 gene encoding ferrochelatase-2, chloroplastic isoform X1, whose product MLHVRLAPGPAPRNLSRRWDSSACLHSWCSVPCPSRLNLSRTYSIKSSSAGSATGLCLGQCCRIKPLSCKCKLGWSSQPPPDSRQHFSASSSASEAILTAQSDIQKLFVANEKIGVLLLNLGGPETLDDVQPFLFNLFADPDIIRLPRALRFLQKPLAQFISVARAPKSKEGYASIGGGSPLRQITDAQGEALMEALCGKDIPAKVYVGMRYWHPFTEEAIEQIKKDGITKLVVLPLYPQFSISTSGSSLRLLESIFREDEYLVNMQHTVIPSWYQREGYIKAMATLIEKELLKFPKPQKVMIFFSAHGVPLAYVEEAGDPYKAEMEECVDLIMEELEKRGMENPCTLAYQSRVGPVEWLKPYTDETIIALGQRGVKSLLAVPISFVSEHIETLEEIDVEYKELALQSGIKHWGRVPALGCEPTFISDLADAVIESLPYVGAMAVSNLEARQSLVPLGSVEELLAAYDSKRDMLPPPVIVWEWGWTKSAETWNGRAAMLAVLALLVLEVTTGQGLLHQWGILPPLP is encoded by the exons ATGCTCCACGTTAGGCTCGCTCCTGGGCCTGCACCGCGTAATTTATCTAG GAGATGGGATTCCAGCGCATGCCTACATAGCTGGTGTTCCGTTCCTTGTCCAAGCAGGCTCAATCTCTCGAGGACATATTCAATTAAATCTTCCTCGGCTGGTAGCGCCACAGGACTTTGTCTTGGACAATGTTGCCGCATCAAGCCTTTGTCCTGCAAATGCAAGCTAGGTTGGTCTTCTCAGCCGCCACCCGACTCGAGGCAACATTTTAGTGCATCTTCATCCGCATCAGAGGCGATTCTCACTGCACAGTCCGATATCCAGAAACTTTTTGTCGCCAATGAGAAAATTGGCGTTCTGCTGCTAAATCTTGGAGGCCCAGAGACCCTTGATGATGTCCAGCCTTTCTTGTTTAATCTTTTTGCTGATCCC GATATCATCCGTCTTCCTAGGGCGCTCCGCTTTCTGCAGAAGCCGCTAGCACAATTCATTTCTGTTGCAAGAGCGCCAAAGAGCAAGGAGGGTTATGCATCCATAGGTGGTGGTTCACCTCTTCGACAAATTACTGATGCGCAG GGAGAAGCACTTATGGAGGCATTATGTGGAAAGGATATCCCTGCTAAGGTATACGTCGGAATGCGGTATTGGCATCCCTTCACCGAGGAAGCTATAGAACAA ATAAAAAAGGATGGAATCACAAAACTTGTTGTACTACCTCTTTACCCCCAGTTCTCCATATCGACCAGTGGTTCAAGTCTCCGTCTTCTGGAGAGCATATTCAG GGAGGATGAGTATCTGGTCAATATGCAACATACGGTTATTCCTTCTTGGTATCAGCGTGAAGGATATATTAAGGCCATGGCAACTTTGATCGAGAAGGAGTTGTTAAAATTTCCAAAACCGCAGAAG GTTATGATATTTTTCAGTGCTCATGGAGTTCCTCTGGCATACGTTGAAGAAGCTGGTGATCCGTATAAAGCAGAGATGGAAGAGTGCGTGGATCTTATCATGGAGGAGCTCGAAAAAAGAGGAATGGAAAATCCATGTACACTTGCTTATCAG AGCCGAGTGGGACCAGTGGAATGGCTGAAACCCTACACTGACGAGACAATTATTGCTCTTGGGCAGAGAGGGGTAAAGAGCCTTCTAGCAGTTCCCATAAG TTTTGTCAGCGAACACATTGAGACATTGGAAGAAATCGACGTGGAGTACAAGGAGCTGGCTTTACAATCTGGTATAAAGCACTGGGGACGAGTTCCTGCTTTAGGTTGTGAGCCCACATTCATTTCAGATCTTGCGGATGCTGTTATTGAAAGCCTGCCTTATGTTGGCGCAATGGCAGTTTCCAACCTTGAGGCTCGGCAG TCACTGGTGCCACTTGGAAGCGTGGAGGAGCTGCTAGCAGCGTACGACTCGAAGCGCGACATGCTGCCTCCTCCGGTGATTGTGTGGGAGTGGGGCTGGACGAAGAGTGCCGAGACATGGAATGGACGTGCTGCTATGCTGGCCGTGTTGGCTCTCCTGGTGCTGGAGGTAACAACCGGACAGGGGCTCTTGCACCAGTGGGGTATCTTGCCACCTCTCCCTTGA
- the LOC123428101 gene encoding ferrochelatase-2, chloroplastic isoform X3, with protein MLHVRLAPGPAPRNLSRRWDSSACLHSWCSVPCPSRLNLSRTYSIKSSSAGSATGLCLGQCCRIKPLSCKCKLGWSSQPPPDSRQHFSASSSASEAILTAQSDIQKLFVANEKIGVLLLNLGGPETLDDVQPFLFNLFADPDIIRLPRALRFLQKPLAQFISVARAPKSKEGYASIGGGSPLRQITDAQGEALMEALCGKDIPAKVYVGMRYWHPFTEEAIEQVMIFFSAHGVPLAYVEEAGDPYKAEMEECVDLIMEELEKRGMENPCTLAYQSRVGPVEWLKPYTDETIIALGQRGVKSLLAVPISFVSEHIETLEEIDVEYKELALQSGIKHWGRVPALGCEPTFISDLADAVIESLPYVGAMAVSNLEARQSLVPLGSVEELLAAYDSKRDMLPPPVIVWEWGWTKSAETWNGRAAMLAVLALLVLEVTTGQGLLHQWGILPPLP; from the exons ATGCTCCACGTTAGGCTCGCTCCTGGGCCTGCACCGCGTAATTTATCTAG GAGATGGGATTCCAGCGCATGCCTACATAGCTGGTGTTCCGTTCCTTGTCCAAGCAGGCTCAATCTCTCGAGGACATATTCAATTAAATCTTCCTCGGCTGGTAGCGCCACAGGACTTTGTCTTGGACAATGTTGCCGCATCAAGCCTTTGTCCTGCAAATGCAAGCTAGGTTGGTCTTCTCAGCCGCCACCCGACTCGAGGCAACATTTTAGTGCATCTTCATCCGCATCAGAGGCGATTCTCACTGCACAGTCCGATATCCAGAAACTTTTTGTCGCCAATGAGAAAATTGGCGTTCTGCTGCTAAATCTTGGAGGCCCAGAGACCCTTGATGATGTCCAGCCTTTCTTGTTTAATCTTTTTGCTGATCCC GATATCATCCGTCTTCCTAGGGCGCTCCGCTTTCTGCAGAAGCCGCTAGCACAATTCATTTCTGTTGCAAGAGCGCCAAAGAGCAAGGAGGGTTATGCATCCATAGGTGGTGGTTCACCTCTTCGACAAATTACTGATGCGCAG GGAGAAGCACTTATGGAGGCATTATGTGGAAAGGATATCCCTGCTAAGGTATACGTCGGAATGCGGTATTGGCATCCCTTCACCGAGGAAGCTATAGAACAA GTTATGATATTTTTCAGTGCTCATGGAGTTCCTCTGGCATACGTTGAAGAAGCTGGTGATCCGTATAAAGCAGAGATGGAAGAGTGCGTGGATCTTATCATGGAGGAGCTCGAAAAAAGAGGAATGGAAAATCCATGTACACTTGCTTATCAG AGCCGAGTGGGACCAGTGGAATGGCTGAAACCCTACACTGACGAGACAATTATTGCTCTTGGGCAGAGAGGGGTAAAGAGCCTTCTAGCAGTTCCCATAAG TTTTGTCAGCGAACACATTGAGACATTGGAAGAAATCGACGTGGAGTACAAGGAGCTGGCTTTACAATCTGGTATAAAGCACTGGGGACGAGTTCCTGCTTTAGGTTGTGAGCCCACATTCATTTCAGATCTTGCGGATGCTGTTATTGAAAGCCTGCCTTATGTTGGCGCAATGGCAGTTTCCAACCTTGAGGCTCGGCAG TCACTGGTGCCACTTGGAAGCGTGGAGGAGCTGCTAGCAGCGTACGACTCGAAGCGCGACATGCTGCCTCCTCCGGTGATTGTGTGGGAGTGGGGCTGGACGAAGAGTGCCGAGACATGGAATGGACGTGCTGCTATGCTGGCCGTGTTGGCTCTCCTGGTGCTGGAGGTAACAACCGGACAGGGGCTCTTGCACCAGTGGGGTATCTTGCCACCTCTCCCTTGA